The proteins below are encoded in one region of Candidatus Brocadiaceae bacterium:
- a CDS encoding NAD(+)/NADH kinase produces MKEILVLGNLSKKKIHETVFGLKTWMDKYVRVKIIDLSEQAEFEKGQSELAVVFGGDGAILSTCRGLGKTQIPIVGVHMGRFGFLAELMEKDVCISLEKIFSGNYQVRRRMLLLCRIERAGSIISESLSVNEVVISRSSLSRLLSIKLTINGEDVVTYRADGLMVSTPLGSTAHSLSAGGPLLTPDLNAFVIVPICPHTLTNRPLVVSGEVKIVIEPVSQSNGAGSTVDGQVFTEMQIGDKLKIERSEIEVQMIDTGARTFYGVLREKLNWGGHPNYGRN; encoded by the coding sequence ATGAAAGAAATCCTGGTTTTAGGTAATTTAAGCAAGAAAAAGATCCATGAAACCGTTTTTGGGTTAAAAACATGGATGGATAAGTATGTTAGAGTGAAGATAATTGACTTATCCGAACAAGCAGAATTTGAAAAAGGGCAGAGTGAATTAGCTGTGGTTTTTGGAGGAGATGGGGCCATTCTTTCTACCTGCAGGGGATTAGGGAAAACACAGATACCTATTGTCGGGGTACATATGGGAAGGTTCGGTTTTTTGGCAGAACTGATGGAAAAGGATGTTTGTATTTCATTGGAAAAAATATTTTCAGGCAATTATCAGGTTCGAAGGAGAATGCTTCTCTTGTGTCGTATTGAACGTGCCGGCAGCATTATAAGTGAGTCCTTAAGCGTTAACGAAGTGGTAATTTCCCGTTCATCTTTATCAAGATTGTTATCTATTAAATTAACAATCAACGGGGAAGATGTGGTGACGTACAGGGCGGACGGTTTAATGGTATCAACCCCTTTAGGTTCTACGGCACATTCTTTGTCTGCCGGAGGACCTCTTTTAACTCCTGATTTAAATGCGTTTGTTATTGTCCCTATATGTCCTCACACACTGACAAATCGCCCACTAGTGGTTTCAGGAGAGGTAAAGATTGTTATAGAGCCTGTATCACAATCAAATGGAGCTGGTTCAACTGTTGACGGACAGGTTTTTACGGAAATGCAGATAGGTGATAAATTGAAAATTGAACGGTCAGAGATAGAGGTCCAAATGATTGATACTGGTGCAAGGACGTTTTATGGGGTGTTAAGAGAAAAACTGAATTGGGGGGGGCATCCGAATTATGGCCGTAATTAA
- the dxs gene encoding 1-deoxy-D-xylulose-5-phosphate synthase, which translates to MSKILDGIEYPEDLKKLTLGDLSKLAAEIREFIVDAVSKNAGHLSSNLGVVELTIALHYCFDFKKDKIIWDVGHQAYVHKILTGRKSRFSTLRQYQGLSGFPDKNESVYDPFTCGHSGNAISAALGLSCADEILGYKRAIVAVVGDGAIGAGMSLEALNHAGDIKKNLLVVLNDNEMSISNTVGAFSKYLNKVRTMPLYADMRKEVHHLLKILPVFGKPVEKTLEHIIEVIKRGCVAGQIFEDLGFNYFGPIAGHDFRVLTETLHDIKNLNGPVLLHVITEKGHGFAPAHQDPAHYHSSGNFTVSAGKIEQVAKATKNISYTKVFGDTLVELAKADHRIVGITAAMPDGTGIVSFGEKFPERFFDVGICEQHGLGLANGLSAGDLKPVVAIYSTFLQRAYDQVFHDICLQRNAAVFVLDRAGIVGNDGPTHNGVFDIAYLRNLPEIILMAPKDGNELRSMLKIALDSGKIVAIRYPKEDIPDEKLDSQYGKFGIGQAEVLREGSEGVLLAYGAMVSRCLQAAERLSGKGIEVTVVNARFVKPLDKGLILELIRGYKVIVTVEDHALMGGFGSAVLELISDEGGYAGDIVRMGIPDRFIEHGPRNLILKNIGLDAEGIMDKFIATLELADMRDSVAKAEKRSFVVQE; encoded by the coding sequence ATGAGTAAAATATTGGATGGTATAGAATATCCAGAAGACTTAAAAAAATTGACCCTGGGGGACCTATCCAAGCTGGCTGCGGAAATACGAGAATTTATTGTTGATGCTGTTTCAAAAAATGCCGGGCATCTTTCTTCTAACCTTGGTGTCGTTGAATTAACGATTGCGCTTCATTACTGTTTCGATTTTAAAAAGGATAAAATAATCTGGGATGTCGGTCATCAGGCATACGTTCATAAAATTCTCACGGGTCGAAAATCAAGATTCTCAACATTAAGGCAATATCAGGGTCTCAGTGGTTTTCCTGATAAAAATGAGAGCGTGTACGATCCTTTTACTTGTGGTCACAGCGGGAATGCGATATCGGCTGCTTTAGGGTTGTCTTGTGCCGATGAAATTCTCGGGTATAAAAGAGCGATCGTTGCTGTTGTGGGGGATGGCGCTATCGGGGCGGGGATGTCTCTGGAAGCGTTAAATCATGCAGGGGACATCAAGAAAAACCTCCTGGTGGTGCTTAATGATAATGAGATGTCCATATCCAATACCGTTGGCGCTTTTTCGAAATATTTAAACAAGGTGAGGACGATGCCGCTCTACGCCGATATGCGAAAAGAGGTGCATCATTTACTAAAAATCTTACCGGTATTTGGCAAACCGGTTGAGAAGACGTTGGAACACATTATAGAAGTAATTAAGAGGGGATGTGTTGCCGGTCAGATATTTGAAGATCTTGGATTTAATTATTTTGGTCCTATCGCCGGACATGATTTCCGTGTGTTAACGGAGACGTTACATGATATTAAAAATTTGAATGGACCGGTCCTCCTGCATGTTATAACAGAAAAGGGGCATGGATTTGCTCCGGCGCATCAGGATCCCGCGCATTACCATAGCTCTGGTAATTTTACCGTGTCAGCGGGAAAGATTGAGCAGGTCGCGAAGGCGACAAAAAATATCTCTTATACCAAGGTTTTTGGAGACACCCTCGTCGAACTGGCAAAGGCTGATCACAGGATAGTAGGCATTACGGCCGCAATGCCTGACGGTACGGGCATTGTTTCTTTCGGGGAAAAATTTCCCGAGCGGTTTTTTGATGTGGGTATTTGTGAGCAGCATGGTTTAGGTCTGGCAAACGGTTTATCAGCTGGAGACTTAAAACCAGTGGTTGCAATTTATTCCACCTTTTTGCAACGGGCTTATGACCAGGTGTTTCACGATATTTGTTTGCAGAGGAATGCAGCTGTGTTTGTCCTGGACCGGGCAGGGATTGTAGGCAATGATGGCCCTACGCATAATGGCGTATTTGATATTGCCTATCTCCGTAATCTACCGGAAATCATTCTGATGGCGCCAAAAGATGGGAATGAACTGAGGTCTATGCTCAAGATTGCTTTGGATTCGGGAAAAATCGTGGCCATTCGATATCCAAAAGAGGATATTCCGGATGAAAAACTTGATTCTCAATATGGGAAGTTTGGCATTGGTCAGGCCGAGGTCTTAAGGGAGGGTTCAGAAGGTGTGCTTCTTGCGTATGGCGCAATGGTGTCTCGGTGTTTACAGGCAGCAGAGAGATTAAGTGGGAAAGGAATTGAAGTTACGGTTGTTAATGCAAGGTTTGTGAAACCTCTCGACAAAGGGCTTATTTTGGAATTGATAAGGGGTTATAAAGTAATTGTAACCGTGGAAGACCACGCGCTGATGGGTGGCTTTGGTTCTGCAGTGCTGGAACTTATCTCTGATGAGGGAGGATATGCGGGTGATATTGTGAGAATGGGTATTCCTGATCGTTTTATCGAACATGGGCCCAGGAACCTTATTTTGAAAAATATCGGATTGGATGCGGAAGGTATAATGGATAAATTTATTGCGACACTTGAGTTAGCGGATATGCGCGATTCAGTGGCTAAGGCTGAAAAACGAAGTTTTGTTGTTCAAGAATAA
- a CDS encoding exodeoxyribonuclease VII small subunit, protein MIFLVTVGIAVNMAKVKFEEILKRLEDIVERIENGDLSLDETLSEYENGVKLYKKCVSLLDDAEKKIQVLVKDEEGTLHIKDFDGAAAKGNEIE, encoded by the coding sequence GTGATTTTTCTGGTAACGGTTGGGATTGCGGTAAATATGGCAAAGGTAAAATTTGAAGAAATTCTGAAAAGATTGGAGGATATTGTTGAGCGGATCGAAAACGGAGATTTATCGCTTGATGAAACTTTGTCTGAGTATGAAAATGGGGTTAAATTATATAAAAAATGTGTTTCCTTGTTAGATGATGCGGAAAAGAAGATTCAGGTATTGGTAAAGGATGAAGAAGGTACCCTTCATATCAAAGATTTTGATGGAGCAGCGGCAAAGGGGAATGAAATTGAATGA